Proteins encoded together in one Lysinibacillus sp. FSL K6-0232 window:
- a CDS encoding energy-coupling factor ABC transporter ATP-binding protein — translation MTANYFELEHLSHVYADGTKALIDISLHIPKGKKIAILGQNGAGKSTLFQHLNGILKPTSGTISFCGRKLQYSRKALKALRQQVGIVFQHADHQLFSGTVKQDIAYGPLNLGWSSEKIEERIAWAVAQTEVEDLLEKPIHFLSVGQKKRVAMAGVLAMEPSVLLLDEPTAGLDHYYATQVLQYLATLENGDRTILLATHDIQLAYEWAEHIIVMEAGSIIYNGDPITLFYNEELLKRAHLERPWVFTMALLLQEKHIIQSHQAIPRSKADLHKLIQQL, via the coding sequence ATGACAGCAAATTATTTTGAGCTTGAGCATCTGTCCCATGTTTATGCGGATGGCACAAAGGCTCTAATAGATATTTCATTGCACATTCCAAAAGGAAAAAAAATCGCTATACTCGGGCAAAATGGCGCAGGAAAGTCAACATTATTTCAGCATCTTAATGGCATCCTAAAGCCCACTTCAGGAACGATTTCCTTTTGTGGGAGGAAGCTTCAATATAGTAGAAAAGCTTTAAAGGCTCTTCGTCAGCAGGTTGGTATTGTTTTTCAACATGCTGACCATCAGCTTTTTTCAGGCACAGTCAAGCAAGATATAGCGTATGGTCCGCTTAATCTTGGCTGGTCAAGCGAAAAAATTGAAGAAAGGATTGCTTGGGCTGTTGCACAAACAGAGGTAGAGGATTTATTGGAGAAGCCGATTCATTTTTTAAGTGTTGGACAGAAAAAGCGTGTAGCAATGGCTGGTGTTTTAGCAATGGAGCCATCTGTTCTGTTATTAGATGAACCAACAGCAGGGTTAGATCATTATTATGCTACACAAGTTTTACAATACCTCGCTACATTAGAAAATGGCGACAGAACAATTTTACTCGCAACACATGATATCCAGCTCGCCTATGAATGGGCGGAGCATATTATTGTGATGGAGGCAGGGTCAATTATTTATAATGGGGACCCTATTACGCTGTTCTATAACGAAGAGCTACTAAAGCGTGCACATCTCGAACGCCCATGGGTTTTTACGATGGCACTGTTACTACAAGAAAAACATATTATCCAAAGCCATCAGGCAATTCCTCGCTCCAAAGCTGATTTGCACAAATTAATTCAGCAGCTTTAA
- the cbiQ gene encoding cobalt ECF transporter T component CbiQ, translating to MLFIDKYAYLNKLALVHPLEKMTFSLGLLLLSLLFKDEQLSLITFFVMSAFIIVGAKIPLSYYGKLLLLPCLFLFTSLIAILISMTPSTHVLPAHIWSVTFSHWTIFIGQASMTSAQQLFFSVLGSISCLYFLVLTTSVNGICYVLRQWRLPVLLVELVELTYRFIFLFLASMQNIYVAQQARLGYHSPMQWLRSISMLIAALFVEMFQRSRELNNAMQSRGGEAVYWQEAGAYRKKNWLGMAAIFLFFIIYGGFVR from the coding sequence ATGCTATTCATTGATAAGTATGCTTATCTGAATAAGCTAGCGCTTGTTCATCCGCTAGAAAAAATGACCTTTTCATTAGGGCTATTGTTATTATCCCTTCTTTTCAAAGATGAACAGCTTTCACTCATTACATTTTTTGTAATGAGTGCTTTTATCATTGTTGGCGCAAAAATCCCATTAAGCTATTATGGAAAGCTGTTACTTTTACCATGCTTGTTCTTATTCACTAGCCTTATAGCCATTTTAATCTCCATGACACCATCCACCCATGTCTTACCTGCTCATATTTGGTCTGTTACCTTCAGCCATTGGACCATTTTTATTGGGCAAGCAAGTATGACATCAGCACAGCAATTATTTTTTAGTGTGCTTGGTAGTATAAGCTGCTTATATTTTTTAGTTTTAACAACATCGGTTAACGGTATTTGTTATGTTTTACGACAATGGCGATTGCCTGTGTTATTGGTCGAATTAGTAGAGCTAACCTACCGTTTTATTTTTCTTTTTTTAGCGAGCATGCAAAATATTTATGTTGCCCAACAAGCACGTCTTGGCTATCATTCCCCAATGCAATGGCTACGTTCTATCTCCATGCTTATTGCAGCATTATTTGTAGAGATGTTTCAACGTAGCCGAGAGCTGAACAATGCCATGCAGTCACGTGGTGGCGAGGCTGTTTATTGGCAGGAAGCGGGCGCTTATCGCAAGAAAAATTGGTTAGGCATGGCAGCTATTTTTCTATTCTTCATCATATATGGAGGTTTTGTTAGATGA
- a CDS encoding sirohydrochlorin chelatase: MKAILFVGHGSRLAAGNDEVRTFIEQMTPRIDPQFLVETCFLEFASPNIEEGITNCVKKGATEVHVIPIILLHAGHSKLHIPAEIEHAREHYPNVTFTYGQTIGIHEEIFAILQDRLADIGFSTEEEQQDTAILLIARGGSDPEANGDFYKITRLLWEKLPVKYVESAFMGVTDPRVEEGMERCVKLGAKKITMLPYFLFTGILMERMKGMCESFNVQYPECEIQIADYFGYHERLQNVLLERIEQAVNGTSTGMQDLENYRAYAAVHGHAHHHHHHDHEHGHDHHHDHDHHHAEEPVK, translated from the coding sequence ATGAAAGCAATTTTATTTGTCGGCCATGGTAGCCGTTTAGCAGCAGGAAATGATGAGGTACGTACATTTATCGAGCAAATGACACCGCGTATTGATCCACAATTTTTAGTGGAAACGTGCTTTCTTGAATTTGCCTCACCGAATATTGAAGAAGGAATTACAAACTGTGTGAAAAAAGGGGCAACAGAGGTTCATGTCATTCCGATTATTTTACTCCATGCAGGTCATTCTAAGCTCCATATCCCAGCAGAAATTGAGCATGCACGCGAACATTATCCAAACGTTACGTTCACATATGGTCAAACAATTGGTATTCATGAAGAAATATTTGCGATTTTACAAGATCGCCTAGCAGACATTGGTTTTAGTACGGAAGAGGAGCAGCAGGATACAGCCATTTTATTAATTGCACGAGGCGGTAGTGATCCAGAGGCAAATGGTGATTTTTATAAAATCACACGACTACTATGGGAAAAGCTTCCTGTCAAATATGTGGAAAGCGCTTTTATGGGAGTAACAGACCCGCGTGTTGAGGAAGGCATGGAGCGTTGTGTCAAACTAGGTGCTAAAAAGATTACGATGCTGCCATACTTCTTATTCACAGGCATTTTAATGGAGCGTATGAAGGGAATGTGTGAAAGCTTTAATGTGCAATATCCTGAGTGTGAGATTCAAATTGCCGATTATTTTGGCTACCATGAACGTCTGCAAAATGTGTTATTAGAGCGTATTGAGCAGGCTGTTAATGGGACATCAACAGGCATGCAAGATTTAGAGAATTACCGTGCCTATGCGGCAGTACATGGACATGCACATCATCACCATCATCATGACCACGAGCATGGACACGATCACCATCACGACCATGACCATCATCATGCAGAGGAGCCTGTCAAATGA
- the cobK gene encoding precorrin-6A reductase, with protein sequence MIFMLAGTSDARNLALELQQAGYPVTATVVTESAATSLADAGLPHLIGRLTADEMAAIITEQNYQLVVDASHPFAEEASKNAMAAAEQAQIPYIRYERAHEHYAHPLITVVKDYEEAAQLAAEKRGVIMLTTGSKTLATFTKVLHGLDNTRVIARMLPRLDNMEKCEALGVAQRDIVAIQGPFSKELNEALFRQYGVTLMITKESGKVGSVDEKLEAALACNIETILIARPNIQYGQQYSTFEDVLQAVQQTL encoded by the coding sequence ATGATTTTCATGTTAGCAGGGACGAGTGATGCAAGAAACCTAGCCCTTGAATTGCAGCAGGCAGGGTATCCTGTCACAGCTACGGTCGTTACCGAATCAGCAGCCACTAGCCTTGCTGATGCTGGCTTGCCGCATTTAATCGGTCGGCTCACGGCTGACGAAATGGCAGCGATTATTACAGAGCAGAACTATCAATTAGTAGTAGATGCCTCACATCCCTTTGCGGAGGAGGCATCTAAAAATGCGATGGCAGCGGCAGAGCAGGCACAGATTCCATATATTCGCTATGAGCGAGCTCATGAACATTATGCCCATCCTTTAATTACTGTTGTAAAGGATTATGAGGAGGCAGCTCAGCTAGCTGCAGAAAAACGCGGTGTCATTATGCTAACAACAGGAAGTAAGACACTCGCAACCTTTACAAAGGTGCTTCACGGCTTAGACAATACAAGAGTGATTGCGCGTATGCTGCCACGACTGGACAATATGGAAAAATGTGAGGCGCTCGGCGTGGCACAGCGAGATATTGTGGCCATTCAAGGTCCATTTTCAAAGGAGTTAAATGAAGCGCTATTTCGTCAATATGGCGTAACATTAATGATTACGAAGGAAAGCGGCAAGGTTGGCTCAGTGGATGAGAAGCTAGAGGCGGCGCTTGCTTGTAATATTGAAACGATTTTAATTGCCAGACCAAATATTCAATACGGCCAGCAATATTCAACATTTGAAGATGTTTTACAGGCTGTACAACAAACACTTTAG
- a CDS encoding (2Fe-2S) ferredoxin domain-containing protein: protein MTTWNLEGMQTHLFICNGSSCMKKDGEDITQAIRDEIQRQALDKEIHTTRTRCNGRCKDACVVIAYPQGNWYRVPSTEHARALVQDLHHEALYKEHVFSLREGTLQRTAQTTAIKGIEKVKER from the coding sequence ATGACAACATGGAATTTAGAGGGGATGCAAACACATCTCTTTATTTGCAACGGTAGTAGCTGTATGAAAAAGGATGGGGAGGATATTACACAAGCCATTCGAGATGAAATACAGCGACAAGCACTTGATAAAGAAATACATACGACAAGAACACGCTGTAATGGACGATGTAAGGATGCTTGTGTTGTCATTGCCTATCCACAAGGCAATTGGTATCGTGTGCCATCAACAGAGCATGCGAGAGCACTTGTACAAGATTTGCATCATGAAGCTTTATACAAGGAGCATGTCTTTTCATTGCGTGAGGGGACATTACAGCGCACAGCACAGACAACGGCCATTAAAGGGATTGAAAAGGTGAAAGAGAGGTAA
- a CDS encoding energy-coupling factor ABC transporter permease, protein MKFSWWKCSYFLLAYLIVPKQAFAMHIMEGFLPIEWAIFWWIISIPFIVLGLRSIRKTIDANPETKMVLGLSGAFAFVLSALKIPSVTGSCSHPTGVGLGTILFGPLAMSVIGTIVLLFQSLLLAHGGLTTLGANAFSMAIVGPFIAYFTFKGAQKIGLSFSLAVFCAAMLGDLGTYVITSVQLALAFPSEVGGFAASFTKFASIFALTQVPLAISEGILTVIVMNFLKKYNLSELKALRVFSVKEAH, encoded by the coding sequence TTGAAGTTTTCTTGGTGGAAATGTAGTTATTTTTTATTGGCATACTTAATAGTGCCAAAGCAAGCTTTTGCTATGCATATTATGGAAGGCTTTTTACCCATTGAATGGGCTATTTTTTGGTGGATTATCTCTATCCCTTTTATTGTCTTAGGATTGCGTTCCATTCGAAAAACCATTGATGCCAACCCTGAAACAAAAATGGTGTTAGGGCTTTCAGGAGCCTTTGCGTTTGTATTATCCGCCTTAAAAATCCCTTCAGTGACAGGAAGTTGCTCGCATCCTACAGGTGTTGGACTTGGGACCATTTTGTTTGGCCCGCTTGCCATGAGTGTTATTGGCACAATTGTGCTATTATTCCAATCTCTGCTGTTAGCACATGGCGGTCTGACAACATTAGGGGCAAACGCCTTTTCAATGGCGATTGTAGGACCTTTTATCGCTTACTTTACTTTTAAAGGAGCACAAAAAATAGGATTATCCTTTTCTCTAGCAGTTTTCTGCGCTGCGATGCTCGGTGACTTAGGCACATATGTTATCACTTCGGTACAGCTAGCCCTTGCCTTCCCTTCAGAGGTTGGTGGCTTCGCCGCATCCTTTACAAAGTTCGCAAGTATTTTTGCATTAACACAAGTTCCATTAGCCATTAGTGAAGGGATTTTAACCGTCATTGTGATGAATTTCTTGAAAAAATATAATCTTAGCGAATTAAAAGCCTTACGTGTTTTCTCAGTAAAGGAGGCGCACTAG
- a CDS encoding precorrin-8X methylmutase — MDFKTDFKPLTVDPDKIYDYSFSIIAEEMGEHDFSEDEWKVVRRIIHASADFELGRSVIITPGAIEAGIKSILAGRHVIADVQMIESGSGKKRFQKHGGDLHCYIADEDVAIEAKKQNTTRAIISMQKAAKLHEGGIYAIGNAPTALLELIRLVKEGLAKPDLIIGMPVGFVSAAESKEELLKLEGIPYITNVGRKGGSTVTVAALNAISLLADEQAKK; from the coding sequence ATGGATTTTAAAACAGATTTCAAACCATTAACAGTAGACCCAGATAAAATTTACGATTATAGCTTTTCTATTATTGCGGAGGAAATGGGTGAGCATGATTTTTCAGAGGATGAATGGAAGGTTGTGCGACGTATTATCCATGCATCAGCAGATTTTGAGCTAGGTCGTAGTGTTATTATTACACCGGGCGCTATTGAAGCAGGCATCAAGTCTATTCTTGCGGGACGTCATGTGATTGCAGATGTGCAAATGATTGAAAGTGGCTCTGGTAAGAAGCGCTTCCAAAAGCATGGCGGAGATTTACATTGCTATATTGCAGATGAGGATGTTGCGATTGAAGCAAAAAAACAAAATACAACGCGTGCCATTATTTCGATGCAAAAGGCAGCAAAGCTCCATGAAGGCGGTATTTATGCAATTGGTAATGCCCCAACAGCATTGCTGGAATTGATTCGTTTAGTAAAAGAGGGTCTAGCAAAGCCTGATTTAATTATTGGTATGCCTGTTGGCTTTGTATCAGCGGCTGAATCAAAGGAAGAGCTGCTGAAACTTGAAGGCATTCCATATATTACGAATGTTGGCCGTAAAGGCGGCAGTACAGTGACGGTAGCCGCATTAAATGCCATCTCACTTTTAGCGGACGAACAGGCGAAAAAATAA
- a CDS encoding energy-coupling factor ABC transporter substrate-binding protein, producing MKRNLLLVAIVVLLAIIPLFIQKGAEFGGADGEAEAAIGDINKDYEPWFESLWEPPSGEIESLLFVLQAAIGAGFIGYFIGYMRGKHKEG from the coding sequence ATGAAACGTAACTTACTGCTAGTAGCTATTGTTGTTCTGTTAGCGATTATTCCCCTCTTTATTCAAAAGGGCGCAGAGTTTGGTGGTGCTGATGGTGAAGCTGAAGCAGCGATTGGTGACATTAACAAAGACTATGAGCCTTGGTTTGAAAGTTTATGGGAGCCACCTAGTGGTGAAATTGAAAGCTTATTATTTGTTCTACAAGCAGCGATTGGTGCGGGCTTTATTGGCTATTTTATCGGCTATATGCGCGGCAAGCATAAAGAGGGCTAA
- a CDS encoding S8 family peptidase: MKNWLKKSVTVVASAALMIPAVSAFAETSQPTNNKLEQLMLASNQAAAGKNSKNEEKWISKNTIIIKHSGLANNVHKKIGSKVIRSIPSLGYDVIQLNKDVSLEKAISYYLQQDGITSVAPSYMYHTFTQASDPKKEEMYHLSLLQIDKALELAGNHEVTVAVIDSGVDFKHPDLKAQVLPPYNAAAPANTTYPGDHGTHVAGIIAAAQNNDVGGHGINPKAKLLPIDVFNGKDGANDFIIAQGILYAIEQGADIINMSLGGYGESPLMQEAVQKAIDSGITIIAAAGNESTDDYSFPASFEGVISVGSTNEHNKLSSYSNYGPSVDIVAPGEEIYSTVYDAKKGSSFIKFSGTSMASPVVAGIASLLKSKYPQLKPYEIEAILEMTAQDLGDKGYDLTYGHGLVDPIKALQFDLQKLPKHYSETAAERLQNAKVLTKNTLNTEQGVLKQPDEKQWYKVDLEADEYAQLTLKGADKYDYAFDLYFYPTSHYGEVEPIHINDVRIGKKEGYLFKAAQEGTLLIGVKDHNGSYSSKGKSTYVFTAQTVKNLPVDAVDQTNMEEIKKFPYSTAGKDYTLLSKDQQKDEDYFTFSVKTPTTLQFDLSGIPGVTASMELYLKEDLMSLPEETAQDEEMEAYPMQAAYGTAKGEGVSLIVDAMPEQEYVLRVSNENSSDFSMEMFFSGGIEKEETISESILPYTLKGKAVTLPKDEDGLPAAEEAFEEAALEEALPTTPSNSKKQDEVDSLLTMLMNPSDSEKLENVEPIMDKAIRLTIGEDQKAYFQSDYDEDYFVLQSPEDALYNFKFVKGAGQIPTGTVFEYDEEAKELIPTSSLTNELNILALLTGAVNLENDTKIVPLKKDKTYVIAVMNAGERSVEPYTLKTSKAGDIPADYNPNNNEAAKAQSLQLGTTYKDHLIYQNDIDYYYYKQQGNDEVMSLLLSTVPFTNDQFKQLPKELHQDLKFAGSIIEDTNGNMKIDAKELATEVPFGLGDNILEMLLGVMGTADVNTSFQAKKDRGYFILVSSMNFGQVSIQPYTLTLFDHHRVDEDADSTLVNGVPTQPLALTKKDDKWVASHYFNTGIPFGDKDYFAFTIDQKREVSFSLQTEKALDGVIRIIQANGKTVTTLDLYGAEDAEVGTVELDAGNYYIEVSEAYGKASTQPYTLEIQ; the protein is encoded by the coding sequence TTGAAAAATTGGTTAAAAAAATCCGTCACGGTTGTCGCATCTGCTGCACTAATGATTCCTGCTGTTTCCGCCTTTGCTGAAACATCACAGCCTACAAATAACAAGCTAGAGCAACTTATGCTTGCAAGTAATCAAGCAGCAGCAGGGAAAAATTCAAAAAATGAGGAAAAATGGATTAGCAAAAATACCATTATTATTAAGCATTCAGGACTTGCTAATAACGTACATAAAAAAATTGGCTCCAAGGTGATCCGCTCCATTCCTTCATTAGGTTATGATGTTATTCAATTAAACAAAGATGTATCGCTTGAAAAAGCCATTTCCTATTATTTGCAGCAAGATGGTATTACAAGCGTAGCTCCTAGCTATATGTACCATACCTTTACACAAGCATCTGATCCTAAAAAAGAAGAAATGTATCATTTAAGTCTGCTACAAATAGACAAGGCATTGGAGCTAGCAGGCAATCATGAGGTCACAGTAGCGGTGATTGATTCAGGTGTAGACTTTAAGCACCCTGACCTAAAAGCACAGGTACTGCCACCTTACAATGCGGCTGCACCAGCTAATACCACATATCCAGGCGACCATGGTACACATGTGGCAGGCATTATTGCGGCTGCACAAAATAATGATGTAGGTGGACATGGCATTAATCCAAAAGCTAAGCTACTGCCAATCGATGTATTCAATGGCAAGGATGGGGCAAATGATTTTATTATCGCACAAGGTATTCTTTATGCGATTGAACAAGGCGCTGATATTATTAATATGAGTCTTGGCGGTTATGGTGAATCTCCGCTTATGCAAGAAGCCGTTCAAAAAGCGATTGATAGCGGCATTACTATTATCGCTGCTGCAGGTAATGAATCGACAGATGATTATTCCTTCCCCGCTTCATTTGAAGGTGTCATTAGTGTTGGTTCAACAAACGAGCATAATAAGCTATCTAGCTATTCCAACTATGGACCATCCGTTGATATTGTTGCGCCTGGCGAAGAAATATATAGCACCGTTTATGATGCGAAAAAAGGCTCATCTTTTATTAAATTTAGCGGTACATCTATGGCATCCCCTGTTGTTGCGGGAATCGCATCGTTGCTTAAATCCAAATATCCACAGTTAAAGCCATATGAAATAGAAGCCATTCTTGAAATGACTGCACAAGATTTAGGGGATAAAGGCTATGATTTAACATATGGACATGGTCTTGTTGACCCTATCAAAGCCTTGCAATTTGATCTTCAGAAGCTACCTAAGCATTATTCTGAAACAGCTGCAGAACGCCTCCAAAATGCCAAGGTGCTTACTAAAAATACATTGAATACAGAGCAAGGGGTATTGAAGCAACCTGATGAAAAGCAATGGTATAAAGTTGATTTAGAGGCTGATGAATATGCACAGCTGACATTAAAAGGGGCAGATAAATATGATTATGCCTTTGATTTATACTTTTACCCAACAAGTCATTATGGTGAAGTTGAGCCCATCCATATCAATGATGTACGCATAGGCAAAAAAGAAGGCTATCTTTTTAAAGCAGCCCAAGAGGGTACGCTATTAATTGGGGTGAAGGATCATAATGGCAGCTATAGCTCAAAAGGCAAATCAACATATGTCTTTACAGCTCAAACAGTTAAAAACTTGCCCGTAGATGCAGTAGATCAAACAAATATGGAAGAAATCAAGAAGTTCCCATATAGTACGGCTGGAAAAGACTATACGCTGCTATCAAAGGATCAGCAAAAGGATGAAGATTATTTTACATTTTCCGTAAAAACACCAACAACACTGCAATTTGATTTATCAGGCATTCCAGGTGTAACAGCATCTATGGAACTATATTTAAAAGAAGACTTAATGTCACTTCCAGAGGAAACAGCACAGGATGAGGAAATGGAAGCTTATCCAATGCAAGCAGCTTATGGTACTGCAAAAGGTGAAGGTGTTAGCCTAATCGTTGATGCTATGCCTGAGCAAGAATATGTTTTACGCGTATCAAATGAAAATAGTAGCGATTTTTCAATGGAAATGTTCTTTAGTGGTGGCATTGAAAAAGAAGAAACAATTAGTGAGTCCATTCTTCCTTACACATTAAAAGGAAAGGCTGTAACACTTCCAAAAGATGAGGATGGTCTACCAGCAGCGGAAGAAGCATTCGAAGAAGCCGCTTTGGAAGAGGCATTACCAACCACACCAAGCAATAGCAAAAAGCAAGATGAGGTAGATAGCTTACTAACGATGCTTATGAATCCTTCAGACTCAGAGAAGCTGGAAAATGTTGAACCAATTATGGACAAGGCGATTCGTTTAACGATTGGTGAAGACCAAAAAGCATATTTCCAATCAGATTATGATGAAGATTACTTTGTATTACAATCACCTGAAGACGCTCTTTATAACTTTAAATTTGTAAAAGGCGCAGGTCAAATACCGACTGGCACAGTATTTGAATATGATGAGGAAGCAAAGGAGCTAATACCTACCTCCTCCCTTACAAATGAACTAAACATCCTTGCATTATTAACAGGTGCAGTAAACCTTGAAAATGATACAAAGATTGTGCCGCTGAAAAAAGATAAAACCTATGTCATTGCTGTAATGAATGCTGGTGAACGCTCTGTTGAACCATATACATTGAAAACAAGTAAAGCTGGCGATATTCCAGCGGACTATAATCCAAATAACAATGAAGCAGCAAAAGCCCAATCATTGCAACTTGGTACAACCTATAAAGATCATCTCATTTATCAGAACGATATTGATTATTACTATTATAAGCAACAGGGTAATGATGAAGTAATGAGCTTACTGCTTTCAACGGTTCCTTTTACAAATGATCAGTTCAAGCAATTACCAAAGGAGCTTCATCAAGACTTGAAATTTGCAGGTTCCATTATTGAAGATACAAATGGCAATATGAAAATTGATGCCAAGGAATTAGCAACGGAAGTTCCATTCGGTCTAGGTGATAATATCCTAGAAATGCTGCTCGGTGTGATGGGAACAGCAGATGTCAATACATCGTTCCAAGCGAAGAAGGATCGAGGCTATTTTATTCTTGTCAGCAGCATGAACTTTGGTCAAGTATCTATTCAGCCCTATACATTAACATTGTTTGACCATCACCGAGTGGATGAAGATGCGGATTCTACGTTGGTCAATGGTGTGCCAACACAGCCACTTGCCCTTACGAAGAAGGATGATAAATGGGTAGCCTCTCACTATTTCAATACAGGCATTCCATTTGGTGATAAGGATTACTTTGCATTTACCATTGACCAAAAACGTGAAGTGTCCTTCTCTCTTCAAACTGAAAAGGCATTGGACGGCGTTATTCGTATTATTCAGGCAAATGGTAAAACAGTTACAACCTTAGATTTATATGGTGCAGAGGATGCGGAGGTCGGCACCGTTGAGCTAGATGCCGGCAACTACTATATCGAGGTTAGCGAAGCTTACGGCAAGGCAAGTACACAACCTTATACACTTGAAATTCAATAA
- the cobJ gene encoding precorrin-3B C(17)-methyltransferase, with product MAQKGKIFVVGFGPGDFKHITTRAVEALQQSDMIIGYKTYVELIQDLVNAKSIISTGMTEEVSRAQEAVRQAEAGSIVSVISSGDAGVYGMAGLVYEVLIELGWTEATGIEVEIVPGISAINSCASLLGAPIMHDACTISLSDHLTPWNLIAKRVEAAAMADFVIALYNPKSGRRTRQIVEAQRILLEYRSPDTPVGLVKSAYRERQEITMTTLAEMLEHDIGMLTTVIIGNSSTFFYDNKMITPRGYQRKYTLGAEKQPLRPHQRLREENEPWAMNQETGAARNDFAADPNAGRFIKPSVAAAPKPKKTALEMATAALAMVKGTSAIQATPKLVQQNIESIFELAVSPGVANKFFTPQQMTTLAEVVGENGTMEYTPEHQIHLKIPTTEPDRITEKLQAVGFLLAPIGDVVTLKACDFCYGEKADSIPYAEEIQEKLGGMSLPKTLNIGFNGCGMACYRAVFDDIGIVYRKSKFDVFIGAKPVGRTAHAAQPVVEGLEPEQLIPLITEIIEEYKANAHPNERLFKYFKRVKKILHFTYQDMSSKIKVEPAPCGD from the coding sequence ATGGCACAAAAAGGGAAAATTTTCGTAGTGGGCTTTGGACCTGGAGATTTTAAGCATATTACGACACGTGCTGTAGAGGCATTGCAACAAAGTGATATGATTATCGGCTATAAAACCTATGTAGAGCTTATTCAAGATTTAGTCAATGCCAAGTCAATTATTAGTACAGGTATGACAGAGGAGGTTTCACGTGCACAGGAGGCTGTGCGTCAAGCAGAGGCTGGTAGTATTGTTTCGGTGATTTCCAGTGGAGATGCCGGCGTTTACGGGATGGCTGGTTTGGTGTATGAAGTGTTAATTGAGCTGGGCTGGACAGAGGCAACAGGCATTGAAGTCGAAATTGTTCCAGGGATTTCAGCGATTAATTCATGTGCTAGTTTACTAGGAGCACCCATTATGCATGATGCTTGCACAATCAGCTTAAGCGACCATTTAACACCTTGGAATTTAATTGCAAAGCGTGTAGAGGCGGCAGCGATGGCAGACTTTGTCATTGCACTCTACAATCCAAAAAGTGGACGTCGTACAAGACAAATTGTGGAGGCACAGCGCATTCTGTTAGAATACCGTTCACCTGATACACCTGTTGGGCTTGTGAAAAGTGCCTATCGTGAGCGTCAAGAAATTACGATGACAACATTAGCAGAAATGCTAGAGCATGATATTGGTATGCTAACAACTGTCATTATCGGGAATTCTTCGACATTTTTCTATGATAATAAAATGATTACACCGCGTGGCTATCAGCGCAAATATACACTTGGTGCAGAGAAGCAGCCATTGCGTCCACATCAACGTTTGCGTGAAGAAAATGAACCTTGGGCAATGAACCAAGAAACAGGAGCTGCACGAAATGATTTTGCTGCTGACCCTAATGCAGGACGCTTTATTAAACCCAGTGTAGCCGCTGCGCCAAAACCGAAAAAAACAGCATTGGAAATGGCTACAGCGGCACTTGCAATGGTGAAAGGAACAAGTGCAATACAGGCAACGCCAAAGCTTGTCCAGCAAAACATTGAATCCATTTTTGAATTAGCTGTAAGCCCGGGTGTGGCTAATAAATTTTTTACACCACAGCAAATGACAACATTGGCAGAGGTCGTTGGTGAAAATGGCACGATGGAATATACACCAGAGCATCAAATCCATTTAAAAATTCCAACAACTGAGCCTGATCGCATTACCGAAAAGCTACAGGCAGTAGGCTTTTTACTAGCGCCTATTGGTGATGTTGTGACATTGAAGGCTTGTGATTTTTGCTATGGTGAAAAGGCAGATTCAATTCCATATGCAGAAGAAATTCAGGAAAAGCTAGGTGGCATGTCCTTGCCGAAAACATTAAATATTGGCTTTAATGGCTGTGGTATGGCTTGCTATCGTGCTGTGTTTGACGATATTGGCATTGTATACCGCAAAAGTAAGTTTGATGTTTTTATTGGGGCAAAGCCAGTGGGTCGTACAGCACATGCGGCACAGCCTGTTGTAGAAGGCTTGGAGCCAGAACAACTGATACCGCTTATTACAGAGATTATTGAAGAATATAAAGCAAATGCTCATCCAAATGAGCGCTTGTTTAAATATTTTAAACGTGTGAAAAAGATACTACATTTTACGTATCAGGATATGTCTTCCAAAATAAAAGTAGAGCCAGCTCCATGCGGCGACTAG